A stretch of Candidatus Methylomirabilota bacterium DNA encodes these proteins:
- a CDS encoding amidohydrolase family protein: MALRVMSADSHMDLIYLPPDTFTSRMDRTWGDAAPHVVERDGRKWWVSRDSTLGPYGVYGPGVTGGKRGRILADAGFATGKQTRPSNPVERREDQARDGVEAEMIYGIIGISRGLFGVGGIADHETLAAVYHAYNQYIAGFNATQPGRYYGLGCLPNHDGKLAAEELRHCATLGLRGAVFVPWGSAMPVWHEMWEPLWAAAEETGLVVSFHVFEGGGATVGYEVKGVRHPAVVGSWTVVAPLQMDEICVSVILAGVCERHPRLRLVLGESGIGWIPYILERLDDTYEERLADDLRLPLAPSAYFKRQMYATFQKDFHGVRAMAAIAPDNVMWGSDYPHRDGTWPFSQKAIEEQFRGVDPAIQRKMLWENVRRVYRLDG, from the coding sequence ATGGCGCTTCGAGTGATGTCGGCCGATAGCCACATGGACCTGATCTACCTGCCGCCCGACACCTTCACGTCGCGCATGGACCGGACGTGGGGCGACGCCGCGCCGCACGTCGTCGAGCGCGACGGGCGCAAGTGGTGGGTCTCGCGCGACTCGACCCTCGGACCGTACGGGGTATATGGCCCGGGCGTGACGGGGGGCAAGCGCGGACGCATCCTCGCCGACGCGGGCTTCGCCACCGGCAAGCAGACGCGGCCGTCGAATCCCGTCGAGCGCCGCGAGGACCAGGCGCGCGACGGCGTCGAGGCCGAGATGATCTACGGGATCATCGGCATCTCGCGGGGACTCTTCGGCGTCGGCGGCATCGCCGACCACGAGACGCTCGCGGCGGTCTACCACGCGTACAACCAGTACATCGCCGGGTTCAACGCGACCCAGCCCGGCCGTTACTACGGCCTCGGCTGCCTGCCCAACCACGACGGGAAGCTCGCGGCCGAGGAGCTGCGTCACTGCGCCACGCTCGGCCTGCGCGGCGCCGTGTTCGTGCCCTGGGGGTCCGCGATGCCCGTGTGGCATGAGATGTGGGAGCCCCTCTGGGCGGCCGCGGAGGAGACGGGGCTCGTCGTCTCGTTCCACGTCTTCGAGGGCGGCGGCGCCACGGTGGGCTACGAGGTGAAGGGCGTGCGCCATCCGGCGGTCGTCGGCTCGTGGACGGTCGTCGCGCCGCTGCAGATGGACGAGATCTGCGTCAGCGTGATCCTCGCGGGCGTCTGCGAGCGCCACCCGCGGCTCCGGCTCGTCCTCGGCGAGAGCGGCATCGGCTGGATCCCCTACATCCTCGAGCGCCTCGACGACACGTACGAGGAGCGCCTGGCCGACGACCTCCGGCTCCCGCTGGCGCCGAGCGCCTACTTCAAGCGCCAGATGTACGCGACCTTCCAGAAGGACTTCCACGGCGTGCGCGCCATGGCGGCGATTGCGCCCGACAATGTCATGTGGGGCTCGGACTACCCGCATCGCGACGGCACCTGGCCCTTCTCGCAGAAGGCGATCGAGGAGCAGTTCCGCGGCGTGGACCCGGCGATCCAGCGGAAGATGCTCTGGGAGAACGTGCGCCGCGTCTACCGGCTCGACGGATGA